A region of the Nitrospinota bacterium genome:
ATCTCGACGACGACGCCCGCGCCCACGGTGCGGCCCCCTTCGCGGATGGCGAACCGGAGTTCCTTTTCCATCGCTATGGGGTGAATGAGCTCGACTATCATCGTCACGTTGTCGCCCGGCATCACCATCTCCACGCCCGCCGGCAAAGCCGCCGAACCGGTCACGTCGGTCGTCCGGAAATAAAACTGCGGCTTGTACCCGTTGAAAAACGGCGTATGGCGGCCGCCCTCTTCCTTCGTCAATATGTACGCTTCCGCCTTGAACTTCTTGTGCGGCGTGATCGTCCCCGGCTTGCACAGCACCTGCCCGCGCTCGACGTCCTCGCGCTTCGTCCCGCGCAGCAAAAGGCCCACGTTGTCGCCCGCGCGCCCTTCGTCCAGAAGCTTCCGGAACATCTCGACGCCCGTCACCACCGTCTTCTGCGTGTCGCGCAGCCCGACGATCTCGACTTCTTCGCCGACCTTGATGATCCCGCGGTCGATACGCCCCGTCACCACCGTCCCGCGCCCGGAAATGGAGAACACGTCCTCCGCCGGCATCAGGAACGGCTTGTCGATCTCGCGCTTCGGTTCCGGCACATAGCTGTCAAGCGCCGCCAGCAGATCCCAGATGCACTTCGTCTTCTCGGGATCCTCCGGGTTGTTCATCGCCTGCAGCGCCGAACCCCTGATAACCGGGGTGATGTCGCCCGGAAACTTGTACTTCGTCAAAAGCTCGCGCACTTCCAGCTCCACAAGATCCAAAAGCTCCGGATCGTCGACCTGGTCGCACTTGTTCATGAACACCACCACGTACGGAACGCCGACCTGGCGCGCCAGCAGAATGTGCTCGCGCGTCTGCGGCATCGGGCCGTCCGCCGCGCTCACCACCAATATCGCGCCGTCCATCTGCGCCGCGCCCGTGATCATGTTCTTCACGTAGTCCGCGTGGCCGGGGCAGTCGACGTGCGCGTAGTGCCGCTTATCGGAGTTGTACTCGACGTGGGCCGTGGCTATCGTGATCCCGCGCTCGCGTTCTTCCGGCGCCTTGTCGATCTGGTCGAACGGAATGTATTCCGCCATGCCCTTCTTCGACAGCACTTCCGTGATCGACGCCGTCAGCGTCGTTTTGCCGTGATCGACGTGGCCGATCGTGCCGACGTTAACGTGCGGCTTTGTCCGCTCAAACTTCTCTTTCGCCATGGCTTACACTCCTCCTAGAAAGCTTTTACGCGTTCGCTTTTTCTGTTCCGGCGTGCTTGGCGATGATTTCTTCGCTCACCTGCTTGGGCACTTCCGAATATTTCTTGAACTGCATCGTGTAGGTCGCGCGCCCCTGCGACATCGAGCGCACGTCGGTGGAATAGCCGAACATTTCGGCCAGCGGCACCTCGGCGCGGACGATGCGGGCGTTCCCGCGGTTTGTCATTTCCATGATTTTGCCGCGGCGCGACGACAGGTTGCCTATCACGTCCCCCATGTACTGTTCCGGCACGACCACTTCCACGTCCATGATCGGTTCCAGCAGAACCGGGTTCGCCTTTTTGCACGCTTCCTTGAAAGCCATGGAACCGGCGATTTTAAACGCCATTTCCGACGAGTCGACTTCGTGGAACGAGCCGTCGATGAGATCGACGGAAACGTCGATCATCGGAAAGCCGGCGATGACGCCCCCTTCGAGGGCCTCGCGGATCCCCTTGTCGACGGCCGGGATGAATTCTTTCGGGATGACGCCGCCGACGATCTTGTTGTTGAATTTGTAGTGTTCGCCGGCCGCAAGGGGCTCGACGGTGATCCAGACGTGGCCGAACTGGCCGCGGCCGCCGGTCTGGCGCACGAACTTGCCCTCCTGCTCCACCTTCTTCTTGATGGTTTCGCGGTAGGCAACCTGCGGCTTCGACACGTTGGCGTTGACGCCGAATTCGCGCCGCAGGCGGTCGACGATGATTTCAAGGTGGAGTTCGCCCATGCCGGCGATAAGGGTCTGGCCGGTCTCTTGATCCACCTTCACATGGAAAGTCGGGTCTTCCTGCGCCAGCTTGGCCAAGCCGGTGCCCAGCTTGTCCTGCTCGGCCTTCGACTTCGGCTCGATGGCGATGGAGATGACCGGTTCGGGAAATATCATTCTTTCAAGAACTATCTGGTTGGCTTCGTCGCAGAGCGTATCGCCGGTGAGGGTGTTTTTCAGCCCCACCACCGCGCAGATATCGCCGGCGCGGACTTCTTTTATATCCTCGCGCTTGTTGGCGTGCATCTGGAGGAGGCGGCCGATCCGCTCGCGGTGGCCGTTGCCGCGGGTCGAGTTATAGGCGTAGGTGCCGGCGGCAAGAATGCCGGAATAGACGCGCACGAATGTCAGGTGTCCGACGAACGGGTCGGTCATGATCTTAAACGCGAGGCCGGCGAACGGTTCGTCATCCGACGCGACGCGGTGCATTTCGGTTTCCGAATCCATGGACGTACCGGCGACCGGCTTGACTTCCATCGGCGAGGGAAGGTAATCGGTGACGGCGTCAAGCAGGGCCTGCACCCCTTTGTTCTTGAAGGCGGAGCCGCAGATCATCGGCACAAACTTGAAACCGACGGTTCCCTTGCGGATGGCTTCCTTGATCTCCGCTTCGGTGAAATCGGTATCCCCTTCGAGGTAACGGCCCATAAGGGCATCGTCCGCTTCGCAGACGGTCTCAAGCAATTTCACGCGGTATTCCTCGGCTTGGGCTTTCAGGTCGGCGGGGATGTCGACGATTTCGAAGGTGGAGCCGAGCACGTCGTTGGCGGTGTAGATAATCCCCTTCATCTTGACGAGGTCGACGATGCCGGTGAAAGCTTCTTCAAATCCTATCGGAAGCTGGAGAACCAGCGGGGTGTGCCCAAGCTTGTCCTTCAGCTCATGGACGACGTTGAAGAAGTCGGCGCCGACGCGATCCATCTTGTTGACGAACGCGATGCGCGGGACATGGTACTTGTCGCCCTGGCGCCAGACGGTTTCAGACTGCGGCTGCACGCCGCCGACGGCGCAGAACACGCCGACCGCGCCGTCGAGAACGCGGAGCGAGCGCTCCACTTCAACGGTGAAATCGACGTGGCCGGGGGTATCGATGATGTTGACGCGGTGGTTTTTCCAGAAGCAGGTGGTGGCGGCGGAGGTGATGGTGATGCCGCGCTCCTGTTCCTGCTCCATCCAGTCCATGGTGGCGGTGCCGTCATGCACTTCGCCGATCTTGTGGGTCACGCCGGTGTAAAACAGTATCCGTTCCGTGACGGTGGTCTTGCCCGCGTCGATATGGGCGACGATCCCTATGTTCCGGTAACGCTCAAGCGGAGTGATTCTGGCCATGATTATTTTTTACCAGCGGTAATGGGAGAAGGCCTTGTTCGCCTCCGCCATCTTGTGGGTGTCTTCTTTCTTCTTGATTGCTCCGCCGGCCCCGTTGGCGGCGTCCATGATCTCGGAGGCGAGCTGGTTGGTGAACCCGCGCTCGGCGCGGTCGCGGGCCATGCTGATGAGCCAGCGCACCGCCAGGCTGGTCTGGCGCGCGGGGGCAACCTCGACCGGCACCTGATAGGTGGCGCCGCCGACGCGGCGCGACTTCACTTCAAGCATCGGGCGGGCGTTCTGCACCGCCTTTTTGAAAATCGGCAGCGGATCCTTGCCGGTTTTTTCCTTAACGATCTCCAGGGCGCCGTAGAGGTGCCCTTCGGCCGGGCTCTTCTTCCCCTGGATCATGATGGCGTTGACGGTGCGGGTGATCAGCACGTCGTTGTAAATCGGATCCGGGAGGATTTCCCGTTTAATGACTCTTCTTCTGCGCGGCATACCTTATCCCCTTTATTTCTTCTTTGCGCCCTTTTTGACATCCGCGGCGCCGGCGGCTTTCGGCCGCTTCGCGCCGTACTTCGAACGCGACTGCCTCCGGGCATCGACACCCTGGGTATCCAGCGTGCCGCGCACGATGTGGTAGCGCACGCCGGGGAGGTCCTTCACGCGGCCCCCGCGGATCAGGACGATGGAGTGCTCCTGGAGGTTGTGGCCGACGCCCGGAATGTAGGACGTCACTTCGTACTTGTTGGTGAGCCGCACGCGCGCCACCTTGCGGAGCGCCGAGTTCGGCTTTTTGGGCGTGGCGGTGTACACGCGGGTACAGACGCCGCGCCGCTGCGGGCACGACGTGAGCGCGGGGCTCTTCGTCTTATAGTTCAGTTTTTCCCGTCCATGACGGACAAGCTGGTTAATAGTCGGCACAATAACGGTTCCTCCTAAGTCTTTCCTCCATCACGCGGTATGTGCGCGACTTCTAAAAAGAAAAAAGGATTCTATGCAGACCGGGCCGTAATGTCAAACTTTTTTTATAAGTTTTTTCGGCCCCGCCCCCGGACCGGCCTTACAACAGCCGCAAACCGATGCCCGTCTATAGGTGCAAACAGGTGCAAAAGCCGGGATAGTATTGTATACAATGATGCCCGTCACCCAACAACCGGAAAGCTGGAAGAATAGCCGATGACCAAACGTTTACTGTTCGCCGCCCTGCTTGCCCTGCTGGCGGCGCCGCCCGCGACCGCATCCGCCGCGGCGGCGGATCAGCCACGGCTATCCCTTTCCGCCGACAAAAACAAAGTGGGGCTGGACGACACCCTTGAACTGCAGCTCTCCGTCAGCGGCGCCGGATCCTCTTCCGTGGGGGAACCGGCCATCGAGGGAATGGAGCATTTCGATCTGCTCGGCACAAGCAAAGGGGAGCAGCTTTCCATCGTCAACATGAACATCACCCGCGCCGCAACCTGGCGCTACACGCTCCGCCCCAAAAAGGCGGGGGAGACGGCAACCCTGCGCGCAAAAGTGCCGGTGGGGGGAACCAACTACCTTTCCGGCACGGTAACGGTGGAAACCACGCAAGGCGGAGGCGGGCCGGCACAACACCCTCCCGGCATGTTCAACCTCCCCTCCCCGTTCGGCGCGCGGAGCAACCGCAAAGACGATTTCATCCTTCAGGCGCGCATTACGCCAACGGCGGTATGGGCCGGGGAAGAAGCGGTCTACACCCTCGCCTTCTACCGGGGAGCCGATGTTTTTTCCAACATCAACTTCGCGCCGCCCACGCTTAAAAACGCGTGGATTGAACAGCCCGACGAGGGCGAGCGGCACGAAACGAAACCGGCCCGGCTGGGAGGACGCGGCTATGTGCTGACAGAAATGCGGACGCTGCTCTACCCGCTGGCGGCGGGGGATATGGCAATTCCCGCCGCCGCCGTTTCATTCCAGCCGGCTCCCTTCTCGCCCCCGGTGAGCATCAAAAGCAACGAACTGACGCTAAAGGTAAAGCCGCTTCCCGAAAAGGGGAAACCGGCCGGTTTCAGCGGACTGGTGGGGAGTTTCTCCATCGCGTCATCCCTCTCGCAAAAAAACGGCGCCGTGGGACAGCCGCTCACCCTCACCGTCACGGTATCGGGACGCGGCGCGTTGCACGCCATCCCGAAACCGGCGGATCCGGCCATCGACGCGGAACGGTACGACCCGGAAATTAAAGACTCCTTCCGCCGCGACGCGCGCGGAAGCGAAGGAAGCCGCGCCTTCAATTACATCATCGTGCCGAGAAAAGAGGGAACACTTGTCATCCCCCCCTTCAGTATCGACTTCTTCAACCCCGCGTCCGCCGCCTACGAAACGGCGAAAACCGCGCCGCTCACACTGCCGGTGGCCTCCGCTCCCGCGGGAAGCGCCACACCCGCCGCTCCGGCCGCGCCGGGGAAAAAATCCGCCGCCGCGGCGGACGAACCGCCATTTTACCGGGGACAGTTTTTTTACATGCTGCTGGCGACGCTGATGGTGGCGGCAATCGGCGCGAAGGTTCTTCATAACCGCCGCCTGGCAATCCGCCGCGACAGCGGCGCGGCACATGCGTTGCGGGCCGAACCGCTTGCCCGCGAGCGGCTGGCGGCGGCGGAAGAGCTTTTAAGGCGAAATGATACCGCCGCCTTCCTTGGCGCGGTGGAGCATGCCGTTCGCGGCTACCTCTCCGACCGGCTGAATATTCCCCCGTCGGCGGTCACGCCGGATGACATCGCCCGCCGCCTGCCGCCGGAAACGCGGGAACGTTACCGGGAATGCCTCTCGGTGTTACAGGTCTGTTTCGACGCCCGCTACTCCCCCGGCGTTTTTGAAAATCCCGCCGCCCTCCTGGAACGGGCTAAAAAGGCACTGACAATAGCGATGACAATAAAGAATTAGGGAAAAGCGGATGCTTCCGCCGAAGCGGAGCGCCACTACCCAATAAGTAGGTATTCCGTACGCGGCAGCTTCATCCCGTTCTGTCTCCCTCCGTAACAATCAAAGCGGAAAAAACGGCCTGTTGTTTTTTTGGTGTGCCGGTTTTATTACATATGGTAAGTTACCGTTACATGACCACCAAGACAACTTAAGGAGCAGCTATTGAAAGTTGATAAAAGCAGGCGGCGGATTACCATCCAGAACATTCAGGATTTGCCGACCCTTTCAGCGGTTATAACCAAGATGGTGGAGATGCTCGACGGCCAGGATGCCTCGCCCAAAGAACTGGCCAACCTGATCGAACAAGACCAGTCGATCCTTTCGGCGATCCTCAAACTCGTGAACTCGGCGTTTTACGGCTTTCCCCGCAAGATCACGTCGGTTCACCAGGCGGTGGTGATCCTGGGCTTCGGCACCGTGAAAAGCATCGCGCTGGGAACCTCCATCTTTAAGACGAAACCGCGCGGCGGGAAAAAAGAGGTTTTTGACCGCAATGCGCTCTGGATACACTCGCTGGGGGTGGCCACCGCCTCGAAGCTGATCGCGCAAAAAATCGGCCACGGGGATGCCGACGAAGCGTTTGTCGCCGGCCTTCTGCATGACGTGGGCAAAGTGGTGTTCGACACCCAGTTTTCCGCCGAATTCCGCGAAGTGGCGGAAAAGGCCGAGGACAAAAACATACTGATCCTCGAAGCGGAACGGGAAGTCCTGGGTTTGGATCACGCCGAAGCGGGCCAAATTCTGCTGTTTAAATGGCAGCTGCCGCTGCCGGTGGTGAACGCGGTGGGCTTCCATCACGACCTTGAGAAAGCCCCCGCCACATACCAGCGGCTTGCCGCCATCGTACACTTGGCCGATGTCATCTGCCGCAAGCTCAAAATCGGTTCCGGCGGAGACGCCCGACTGCCAAAAGTAGACCGCGGCGCCATGAAGACGCTGCATATCACCACGCCAATGCTGGAAGAAGCGCTGAAAGAAACCCGGGACCAAAAAGAACTGATCGAGCAGTTTGGGGATTTGTGATGAATGAGAAAACCGCCAGCGCCTCCGCCAGCCTCCGGCGCAGGCTGGCAACCGCCGTGCGCGAACGCGAGATGTTCGCCCGGACGCTGGCCGAGGCCAACGCCCGCTTCGCCGAAAAGGTGAAGGAGCTCTCGATCCTCCGCCGCATCGGCGACTCCATCAGCAACAATCTGGACGAACGGGCGGTCTGCGAAAGCCTGGTGAACATTATCACCTCCGAGATGACGGCTGAAAACTGTTCCGTGATGCTGTTGGCGGACGGTGGCGGGCATCTGATACTCCGTGCCGCACAAGGGCAAACGGATCACGCGCCCCGCTTCTTCGACGCCGCCGATCCCAAAGCCCCCCGCATCCCCATCGGCAGCGGCGTGGCCGGCATGGTGGCGAAAACCGGCAAGCCGATGCTGGTGCAAAACACCGCCGAGGACCGGCACTTCAAAAAAATTCCCGGCCGGCTCAAGAACATCAGCTCGCTGCTCTGCACGCCGATCTCCGGCGAAAAAGGGACTGTCATCGGAGTGCTGAACCTTTCGCACCCGGACATCGGCCAGTTCTCGCGGGAAAACGAGCAGATGCTGCGCCTTATCGTCAACCACGCGGCGCTTGCGTTCAACAACATCCGGCTCTTCGCCCGCATCCACAAATTCAATGAGGAACTGGAACAGGCCGTGTTAAAGCACACCGAAGAGCTGCGCAACTCCGAAGGCAAATACCGCGCCCTGATGCAGCAGGGTTCGGAGGGGGTCGTCATCGCCGGCCGGGACGGCGCGATACGGGAATGCAACGCCGCCGCGGGCGTCCTGACCGGCCGGAAACCGGCCGCTTGGGCCGGACGGAACATCGCCGCCATGATGCCGGATGCCGCGCCGGTCATTTTGAAGAATCTGGGAACCGGCGCGCCGGCCAGCCATGCGCCAATCACCGTGGAAACCGTATTGCGCGCCACCCGCGGCAAGCGGGGAACGCCGGCGAGCATCGGCGCAAGCCTGATCCCGCTGGCGGCGGGGCCGGTCATCCACATAACCATGCGCGACATCACCCAGCGGGCGCTGCTGGACGAAAAACTGCGGAACTATTCGCACGATCTGGAGGAAGAGGTGCGGCGCCGCACGGCGGAACTGAAAGCGGCGCAAAACGAATTGATCCAGGCGGCGAAGCTGGCCGCGCTGGGCGAACTCGCGGCGGGCGTGGCGCACGAGATAAACAACCCCCTAGCCATCATCGCCGGCTACGCCGAGGACCTGAAAGACCGCATCCTGAAGGGGGAGTCTCCCGGCAAGACCACACTCATCCGAACGCTGGACTTGATCGCGGAGAGCGCCCAGCGCGCCCATCACATTACCCAGGAAATCCTCGATTTTTCCACGCCGCGCGCCACCCGCATCGCGGCGCACAATATCCGGGAACTGCTGGAAACATCCGTGACAATGGTGTGGCCGCGCCTGAAAGCCCGCGGAATTTCCACGATACTGCGGGGAAACGCGCTCAACGGCGAAATATGCACCGATAAAAACCAGATCGTGCAGGTGATGATCAACCTGCTCAACAACGCCGCCGATGCCTCGCGGGAAAACGGCGCCATCACCGTCTCCGCCCGCCGCCGCGGCGGCATACTGGAAATCACCGTCATTGATGGGGGCGATGGCATTCCGGAAAAACTTATGGGGAAGATTTTCGACCCCTTTTTCACCACGAAAGAACCGGGCAAAGGGACGGGCCTGGGGCTTTCCATTTCATACCGCATCGTCCAAAAATTGGGAGGGCGCATCACCGCCGCATCCCGCCCAGGAAAAACCGCTTTCACCGTGCTGCTGCCCATTGAGAGCCGTGACGGCGGCGATTCCGCACAGAGGAAACCAAAAAATGTCTGAAAAAATAAATCTGTTAGTGGTGGACGACGAAGGACCGCTACGCGACCTCCTGGTGGAGCGATTCTCCCGGCATGAGTTTAGCGTCGCCGGCTGCGCCAGCGGGGACGATGCGCTCGCCGCTGCGGCCAAACAGGAATTCGACGTCGGCATCATCGACATCCGCATGCCCGGGATGGACGGCATCGACCTGTTCCGCGCCATCCGGAAAACCCAGCCGCAGTTCGAGGCGGTGGCGCTCACCGGGCAGGCCACCATCGACAACGCCATCGAGGCCATGAAACTCGGCTTTTACGATTACCTTGTCAAACCGACCAAGCTGTACGAGCTTGAAATAATCGTGCGCAAGGCGTACGAAAAGAAAATGCTGGCGCTGGAAAACATGCGCCTGAAAAGCCGCATCGGCCTGCATGGCGTCCACCACGAAATCGTGGGTAAAAGCGAAAAGGCGCGCGATATCCGCGCACTGATCGGCAAAATCGCCAACACCCCCGCGCCGGTTCTTGTCGCGGGGGAAGCCGGCACCGGCAAGGAATACGCCGCCCGCGCCATCCATCAGGCGGGCATGCCCAAAGACGCCCCCTTCATCACCGTCAGTTGCGGCGCCATCCCGCACGGCATACTGGAACCCCAGCTTTTCGGCCACGAAGAAGGGGCCTTCACCGGCGCGGGGGGAAAAAAAGAGGGTTGGCTGGAAATGGCGGATGGCGGCACCATCTTCTTCGAAGATATCGAGGGTCTTCACCCCTCCACGCAGGTCAAGCTGCACCGCTTTCTCGAATCCGGCGCCTTTCAGCGCATCGGCGGCAACAGCGACATCGGCGGCAGCGCGCGGGTTATCGCCGGCACACAGGCCGATCTGCGCGATCTGACCCTCAAAAAAATGTTCCGCGAAGACCTCTATTACCGGCTGGGCATTGTCACGCTCCAGATGCCGCCGCTGCGCGAACGCAAAGAAGACATTCCGGAGCTGATCGACGCCTTCCTGAAAAAAACCGGCAATAACGATAAAAAGTTCAGCGTCAAGGCGGTGAACGCCATGTTGAAATACGACTGGCCGGGCAACCTGCGCGAGTTGAACAACGTGGTGGAACGGACGGCGCTGCTTGCCTCCAAAAAAACCATTCAGGCCAAAGACATTCCGCTTTCGCTGGAAAAAAAATCCAAGGGGAGCAAACTGCGCCATCTGATGTCGCTCGCGGAAGTGGAGAAGGAACATATCCTCTATGTGTTGGGCGCCTGCGGCGGCAACATCTCCCGCGCGTCACGCATCCTGGGTGTCAGCCGCCCGAAGCTGTACCGCAAAATCGGCCAATACAAGACCGGCGGCAAGAACGGCTGATCGTGGAGCGGCGAATAACGAAGCCGCGGGCGGGAAACGCATTTTACCGCATGCCCCGCGGGCTTGGGGGACAACACTCGGCGCCGGTGGTTTCCACCTCGATGGTGGCGTGTTCGATGCCGCTTTCGCGGGTGACGGCGCGGATGCGCCCTTTGAGTTCCGCCACCTCCGCCGCCGTCAGCGGTGTTTGCGTCATGACGTGCAGGCTGACGACGTGGTAGCTGCCGTCCATGCTCCAGACGTGCAGGTCGTGCAGGCCGCATATTCCTTCCAGACTCCCGATGCGCTCTTCCAGCGCCGGGAGGCTCACCGATTCCGGCACTCCCTGCAAGAAAAGGATGCCGGTGCGCCGCAGGTTTTTGAGCGCATTCCACAGCACATACAACGTGATGACCGCCGCGAGCAGCGGGTCAATCACCGGCATCTCCTTGACAAGCATCACCGCTCCCGCCACCAGCACCGTCAGCCACCCAAGCACATCCTCAATGAGGTGCCACATCACCACCCGCTCGTTCATCGTCCTTCCTTCTTTCAGGCGCAGGACCGCCGCGCCGTTCACCAACACGCCCACAACGGCGAAGAGCAACATCCCCGAAACGTTGGACGGCTCCGGATGCAGGATGCGCGGCACGGCGTGGGCCAAGATGATGACGCAACCGAAGGTAAGCAGCGCGCCGTTTGCCAGCGCCGCCAACAGCGAAAAACGGCCGTAACCGTAGGAGTACGCGCCGGTTCGTTCGCGGCCCGCCATCCGCGCCATGTACCACGAGAGGCCAATGCCGAAGGTATCGCCCATGTCATGCACGGCATTGGAAAAAATGGCGAGCGAATTGGTGTAGAACCCGCCGCCGATTTCAAAGCAGGTGAAAAAGAGGTTCAGAAAAAACGCGGTGCGAATGGTATCCGATGCCGCGCGCCCGGTTCCCCCTTCATGGGGATGCGCGTGGGGGTGATGGTGTCCGCCATGTTCCATGTTGCCGCCCCAAAAAAAGGGGGGCGTGGTGCCGCCCCCCGCAGCCGTATTACGGGGTGAAGGTGTTTTCCACTTCGATTTTTTCCATTCCCATGCAAGGGACCGGGCAGGCGTCGATGCAAAGCCCGCAGCGGACGCAGTTTGTTTCGTCCATCACCATGTAGGTGAACCCCTTGTTTTCCGCCACCGGTTCGCCGCCGTTGGGACGGACGCGGACGTAATCCTGCTGCAACATGAGTATGCAGTTGTAGGGGCAGACGTCCACGCAGTTGTAGCAGAGAATGCACATCTTGCCGTCTATCTGCACGTTGAGGTTGCAGAGGTAGCAACGCTGCCCCTGCCAGAACACCTCTTCTTCGTTGTAACCCAAATCCACTTCGGCCATTTTGTGCTGCCGCGCGGCTTGATCCAACGCCGGTATGTCTTGGCGCGGGATGAGGTCGAAGACATTCCCCTTGACCGTTTTCCACTCCTTGTAACTTCCCAGTTCGGTCTGCCGCCAGACGGTGCTGGCGGTCTTTTCGCCGTGGCGGCCGCGGCCCATGAGCGCCCGGTCGATGGCGCGGGCCACTTTATGCGCGTTGCCGATGGCGGAGATTATGTCGCGCGGACCGCTGATGTAATCGCCGGCGGCGTAGACCTTTGGCAGGTTCGTGGTGAAATTCTCCCGGTCCACGGTGAAGCCGGGGCCGGGCAACGCCATGTCCGGGCTTTGACTGATGGCGGCGATAACCATGTTGCATTTCATGGATACGATGGCGTTCGGCACGGGCACGATCTGGCGGCGGCCATCGGGACCGGGTTCGGTCAGCCGCATCCGGCTGAAAACAACGCCGTCCACTTCGCCGGCCGCGTTTTTTTTCACTTCGATGGGGGACATGAGGTACTGGAAGTCGACCCCCTCCATCGAGGTCTCGCGCATTTCGCGTTCGTCCACTTTCAGCTCGTTGCGCGAGCGGCGGTAGACCACCGTCACCCTGGAGGCGCCCAGCCGCAACGCGGAGCGGGAACAGTCCATCGCGGTGTAACCGCCGCCCAGCACCATGACATGCCCCTCGACCGCCTTGATTTTGCCGCTGTTCACCTGGGCCATGAAGTCAAGGCCGTACGCAATCCCCTTGGCGTCGTCCCCCGGCACGTTCAGCTTCGCCGGCACCATGCTCCCGGCCGCCATCACCACCGCGTCGTAGTCTTTGCGCAACCCGTCCAGCGTGGGATCCTCGCCCACCCAGCGGTTGGTCTTGATGGTGACGCCCAAGTCGCCGATCCGGTCAATCTCCTCGTTCAGTTCCGCTTCCGGCAGGCGGAAACGGGGAATCCCGTAGCGGAGCATGCCGCCGGCCTGGGGCATCCCTTCATAGATGGTCACTTTATGTCCCCAAAGCGCGAGATCCATCGCCAGCGCCAGTCCCGCCGGGCCGCTGCCGGCGATGGCCACTTTTTTCCCGGTGGCGGCGGCCGGTGTAAGTTTCGGCGCATCCTTTTTATAGTCGGCGCCGCCGCGCTTCAGCCAGCAGATGGAAACGGCGTCCCCCATGCCGGGAAAACCGTGGCGGCAAGCGTTTTCACAAGGGTGGGCGCAGACGCGGCCCAGGACGTGCGGCAAAACGTTGTC
Encoded here:
- a CDS encoding GAF domain-containing protein, yielding MNEKTASASASLRRRLATAVREREMFARTLAEANARFAEKVKELSILRRIGDSISNNLDERAVCESLVNIITSEMTAENCSVMLLADGGGHLILRAAQGQTDHAPRFFDAADPKAPRIPIGSGVAGMVAKTGKPMLVQNTAEDRHFKKIPGRLKNISSLLCTPISGEKGTVIGVLNLSHPDIGQFSRENEQMLRLIVNHAALAFNNIRLFARIHKFNEELEQAVLKHTEELRNSEGKYRALMQQGSEGVVIAGRDGAIRECNAAAGVLTGRKPAAWAGRNIAAMMPDAAPVILKNLGTGAPASHAPITVETVLRATRGKRGTPASIGASLIPLAAGPVIHITMRDITQRALLDEKLRNYSHDLEEEVRRRTAELKAAQNELIQAAKLAALGELAAGVAHEINNPLAIIAGYAEDLKDRILKGESPGKTTLIRTLDLIAESAQRAHHITQEILDFSTPRATRIAAHNIRELLETSVTMVWPRLKARGISTILRGNALNGEICTDKNQIVQVMINLLNNAADASRENGAITVSARRRGGILEITVIDGGDGIPEKLMGKIFDPFFTTKEPGKGTGLGLSISYRIVQKLGGRITAASRPGKTAFTVLLPIESRDGGDSAQRKPKNV
- a CDS encoding sigma-54-dependent Fis family transcriptional regulator — protein: MSEKINLLVVDDEGPLRDLLVERFSRHEFSVAGCASGDDALAAAAKQEFDVGIIDIRMPGMDGIDLFRAIRKTQPQFEAVALTGQATIDNAIEAMKLGFYDYLVKPTKLYELEIIVRKAYEKKMLALENMRLKSRIGLHGVHHEIVGKSEKARDIRALIGKIANTPAPVLVAGEAGTGKEYAARAIHQAGMPKDAPFITVSCGAIPHGILEPQLFGHEEGAFTGAGGKKEGWLEMADGGTIFFEDIEGLHPSTQVKLHRFLESGAFQRIGGNSDIGGSARVIAGTQADLRDLTLKKMFREDLYYRLGIVTLQMPPLRERKEDIPELIDAFLKKTGNNDKKFSVKAVNAMLKYDWPGNLRELNNVVERTALLASKKTIQAKDIPLSLEKKSKGSKLRHLMSLAEVEKEHILYVLGACGGNISRASRILGVSRPKLYRKIGQYKTGGKNG
- a CDS encoding cation transporter; the encoded protein is MEHGGHHHPHAHPHEGGTGRAASDTIRTAFFLNLFFTCFEIGGGFYTNSLAIFSNAVHDMGDTFGIGLSWYMARMAGRERTGAYSYGYGRFSLLAALANGALLTFGCVIILAHAVPRILHPEPSNVSGMLLFAVVGVLVNGAAVLRLKEGRTMNERVVMWHLIEDVLGWLTVLVAGAVMLVKEMPVIDPLLAAVITLYVLWNALKNLRRTGILFLQGVPESVSLPALEERIGSLEGICGLHDLHVWSMDGSYHVVSLHVMTQTPLTAAEVAELKGRIRAVTRESGIEHATIEVETTGAECCPPSPRGMR
- a CDS encoding FAD-dependent oxidoreductase gives rise to the protein MENRYRIMARVPQGQGEIPEVVRVKTAPDKVHFCSDPDIEWYKDNVPCRRACPADTRIPEYIDAAARGDYDKCYEINLMDNVLPHVLGRVCAHPCENACRHGFPGMGDAVSICWLKRGGADYKKDAPKLTPAAATGKKVAIAGSGPAGLALAMDLALWGHKVTIYEGMPQAGGMLRYGIPRFRLPEAELNEEIDRIGDLGVTIKTNRWVGEDPTLDGLRKDYDAVVMAAGSMVPAKLNVPGDDAKGIAYGLDFMAQVNSGKIKAVEGHVMVLGGGYTAMDCSRSALRLGASRVTVVYRRSRNELKVDEREMRETSMEGVDFQYLMSPIEVKKNAAGEVDGVVFSRMRLTEPGPDGRRQIVPVPNAIVSMKCNMVIAAISQSPDMALPGPGFTVDRENFTTNLPKVYAAGDYISGPRDIISAIGNAHKVARAIDRALMGRGRHGEKTASTVWRQTELGSYKEWKTVKGNVFDLIPRQDIPALDQAARQHKMAEVDLGYNEEEVFWQGQRCYLCNLNVQIDGKMCILCYNCVDVCPYNCILMLQQDYVRVRPNGGEPVAENKGFTYMVMDETNCVRCGLCIDACPVPCMGMEKIEVENTFTP